One segment of Candidatus Aminicenantes bacterium DNA contains the following:
- a CDS encoding S9 family peptidase gives MSAFFRILFVFIFFFSSLSAATPKQPLTFEALYSFAIPKDLELSPDGRLLVYSVIRSDVGTNSTSSAVWLMERAGKNNRLIREGAYAPSWLPDGKRIVFIGEADGGDQLFAYDPAGGKAEKLTSIAGGIADYVMSPDGLGILLTRSVYPEDNSQEYFARQQAAKKGKKHSGLAFEKLLFRPYNHMDDGTIRHVFYYRFGSGQLTDLTPGTCSAPAVFLGGNQDMAFSPDGRTMAYTANTDPVQAVSTNNDIFLVNHDGSSARRLTESRGCDGYPVFSPDGRSLAYSEMARPGYEADQKDLIVIELRDGSRRNLTRDLDLGVEDIIWSRRSSTIFVTCKEKGFDALYKIDLKTGWSTCLVKGLVFANVALSPDEKSFFCITSATNLPAEIARFDLGEKRITQLTHLADEFVRDYALPERSEVFWFKGANHDQVMGFLTRPVPFDPAKKYPLVFLFHGGPEGDWNGSWSNYGGNANLFAAQGYVVVKPNIHGATSYGAKFKEAILENWGRVDQEDVMKCLDYLVARYPFIDGTKVGASGRSYGGYLVNWLNGQTDRFACFVSIDGVFDQLMCYYSADELWFPEMEFGGTPMANREEYLRSSPSTHAQNFKTPTLICHGGRDYRVDLSQGVAMFTALQRLGVPAKFIYFPDEGHYYNKLQNWKF, from the coding sequence ATGAGCGCATTCTTCCGTATCCTCTTCGTTTTTATTTTTTTCTTTTCAAGCCTGTCCGCCGCCACCCCGAAACAACCGCTGACTTTCGAAGCGTTGTACAGCTTTGCCATCCCGAAGGATCTGGAACTTTCACCCGATGGCCGGCTGCTGGTCTATAGCGTCATTCGCAGCGATGTCGGAACCAATTCCACTTCCAGCGCGGTCTGGCTGATGGAGCGCGCCGGGAAGAACAACCGGCTGATCCGGGAAGGAGCGTACGCGCCTTCCTGGCTCCCCGACGGCAAGCGGATCGTTTTTATCGGCGAGGCCGATGGCGGCGACCAGCTGTTCGCCTATGACCCGGCCGGCGGCAAGGCCGAAAAACTGACCTCCATCGCGGGCGGGATCGCCGATTATGTCATGTCCCCCGATGGCCTGGGCATCCTGCTGACCCGTTCCGTTTACCCCGAGGACAACAGCCAGGAATATTTCGCCCGCCAGCAGGCGGCTAAAAAAGGAAAAAAGCACAGCGGCCTGGCCTTTGAAAAACTGCTGTTCCGGCCCTACAACCACATGGATGACGGCACGATCAGGCATGTCTTCTATTATCGGTTCGGCTCTGGCCAATTGACCGACCTGACGCCTGGAACATGTTCCGCTCCCGCCGTTTTTCTCGGTGGCAATCAGGACATGGCGTTCTCTCCCGATGGACGGACCATGGCCTACACCGCCAACACCGACCCGGTCCAGGCTGTCAGCACCAACAATGATATTTTCCTGGTGAATCATGACGGCAGCTCCGCCCGCCGGCTCACCGAGAGCCGCGGTTGCGACGGCTACCCCGTCTTCTCTCCCGACGGCCGTTCCCTGGCTTATAGCGAGATGGCCAGGCCGGGGTATGAAGCCGACCAGAAAGACCTGATCGTGATCGAGCTGCGCGACGGCAGCCGCCGCAACCTGACCCGCGACCTCGACCTGGGAGTGGAGGACATCATCTGGTCGCGCCGTTCCTCGACCATTTTTGTCACCTGCAAGGAAAAAGGCTTTGACGCGCTCTACAAGATCGATCTGAAAACCGGCTGGTCAACCTGCCTGGTCAAAGGCCTCGTCTTCGCCAATGTGGCGCTGAGTCCCGATGAAAAATCGTTTTTTTGCATCACCAGCGCCACGAACCTGCCGGCCGAAATCGCCCGCTTCGACCTGGGGGAAAAAAGAATCACCCAGCTCACCCACCTGGCCGACGAATTTGTACGCGATTACGCGCTGCCGGAACGCAGCGAGGTTTTCTGGTTCAAGGGCGCCAACCATGACCAGGTGATGGGTTTTCTGACCCGGCCCGTGCCGTTCGATCCTGCCAAAAAATACCCGCTGGTTTTTCTCTTCCACGGCGGTCCGGAAGGGGACTGGAACGGCAGCTGGAGCAATTACGGCGGCAATGCCAACCTGTTCGCGGCTCAGGGCTATGTGGTGGTCAAGCCCAATATCCATGGCGCCACTTCTTACGGGGCCAAATTCAAGGAAGCCATTCTCGAAAATTGGGGCCGGGTGGACCAGGAGGATGTCATGAAATGCCTGGATTACCTGGTTGCCCGTTATCCCTTTATCGATGGCACAAAAGTCGGTGCCAGCGGCCGCTCCTACGGCGGTTATTTGGTCAACTGGCTCAACGGCCAGACCGACCGCTTTGCCTGCTTTGTTTCGATTGACGGCGTTTTCGACCAGTTGATGTGCTACTATAGCGCTGATGAACTGTGGTTCCCGGAAATGGAATTCGGCGGCACGCCCATGGCCAACCGCGAGGAATATTTGCGCTCCTCTCCCAGCACCCATGCGCAGAATTTCAAGACGCCAACCCTGATTTGCCACGGCGGCCGAGATTACCGG
- a CDS encoding tetratricopeptide repeat protein gives MRKMKWGIFIIIFFLCQCATNRVSVSGSKPGSGESYVIFLARGARLLEEKKYDEAISALLQASKLKPDSEKAYNFLGIGYFMKKNFAEAATCFRKALTINPAYPAAICNLGNLQFESGEIDAALATLSQGVSVFADDVAMHFSLGNILLHRGEIDAGFAQLTRVMELDPGYLERERKFSLETSASNIPRPEIFFRYARLYAAANNLEKTLDYLEKAKQSGFSDWQRIRQDDAFVLLRDDPQIRKYLE, from the coding sequence ATGAGAAAAATGAAATGGGGCATTTTTATAATTATTTTTTTCCTTTGCCAATGTGCCACGAACAGGGTGTCGGTTTCGGGTTCCAAGCCGGGGAGCGGAGAATCGTATGTCATTTTCCTGGCTCGCGGCGCGCGCCTGCTGGAGGAAAAAAAATACGATGAAGCCATCAGTGCTCTGCTGCAGGCAAGCAAACTGAAGCCCGATTCGGAAAAAGCGTACAACTTCCTGGGGATCGGCTATTTCATGAAAAAGAATTTTGCCGAAGCGGCGACGTGTTTCCGCAAGGCCCTGACCATCAATCCGGCCTATCCTGCCGCCATTTGCAATTTAGGAAACCTCCAGTTCGAGTCCGGGGAAATCGACGCGGCCTTGGCGACCCTCAGCCAAGGGGTCAGCGTCTTTGCCGATGATGTCGCGATGCATTTCAGCCTAGGGAACATCCTGCTGCACCGGGGGGAAATCGACGCCGGCTTCGCCCAGCTGACCAGAGTGATGGAGCTGGATCCCGGTTACCTGGAGCGTGAACGGAAATTTTCCCTGGAAACATCGGCCAGCAACATTCCCCGGCCTGAAATATTCTTCCGCTACGCCCGTTTGTACGCGGCGGCCAACAACCTGGAAAAAACGCTGGACTACCTGGAGAAGGCGAAACAATCGGGATTCAGCGATTGGCAGCGGATACGCCAGGACGATGCTTTCGTCCTTCTCCGCGATGATCCGCAAATCAGAAAATATCTCGAATAA